Sequence from the ANME-2 cluster archaeon genome:
GTCCGGATTCATACAACCACCAAATTAACAGACAAACTATTTAATATATCAAATGAAGTCATTGTACTTAAGATTTTTCGAATAATTCACACACCTTTCTATTAATTATCCCATTTCAGAAAAATGTAGCAAGCCTTATTACTGATTAACTAATATAATATATTGATAAAAATGACTGCGCTTGAAAAAATATTCGGACGGACTGCACAGATGACAGTCCTTGAAAATCTTATCAAACACCAGAATGAATCCACTTACCTTTCAGGAATCGCAGAAGAGACCGGACTGTCCCATTCAAGTGTGGGAAGAGTGATCGACCCATTGTTAAAAGCCGACGTTGTTATTGAAAAACGCCTTGGTAAACAAATCCGTACATTCAAATTGAACATGGATAATAAAACCACAAAACTGATACTGGATTTTCATACAAAACTCAATAAAGAATTTGAATAACTTGTGGCTCATTTAACATAATTGTCTAAGCCTGGAACCATCCGAAAGGACTCTCAAAAATATATCTTACCAAGGATCTGGACCCGTCATCAGTCTCCTCTGTACTGCCGAACAGAATCCTTGACAATGAAGGCTTATTCTTATAGGTCACAGTCGGTTCACAATCGATACCACCCAGTTTTGCCGCCACATCAATAGCATCATACAGGTTTCCAGTCTCATCCACCAGCCCCAGTTCCACAGCCCTGCTTCCCGTATATATCCTGCCATCGGCCATGTCTTTCACTTCAGACCTGCTCAAGCCCCTTCCGCTGGCAATCTCATCAATGAATCGACCGTAAGCCTCCAGGACCACCTCCTCTGAATATTGCTTTTCATCATTGGTCAATCCCCTCCAGTTAGCACCCATATCCTTGAAATCTCCGCTCTTTGCTACGTAAAATTCCATTCCCTCCTCATCAAAATACTCAGAACTGTTCTCGAACACCCAGATAACTCCAATACTGCCTGTCATTGTATCCGGGTTGGCTATAATGTGGTCTGCTGGTGCTGAGATATAATAAGCTGCACTGGCTGCCACATCACCCATTGATACTACAACAGGCTTATGTT
This genomic interval carries:
- a CDS encoding MarR family transcriptional regulator is translated as MTALEKIFGRTAQMTVLENLIKHQNESTYLSGIAEETGLSHSSVGRVIDPLLKADVVIEKRLGKQIRTFKLNMDNKTTKLILDFHTKLNKEFE
- the sppA gene encoding signal peptide peptidase SppA is translated as MFPQDENTDQKGMPVDEGQVGGTDLTSQIDTGPASPTQAIISKPRKKSSRAGRVLIYLLVIFGLLTIIGGSFFVIFGDFDTLPGDSNKVAVIYVQGIMITGNLPGGLGYATSEEISKSIQDAADDKNVKAIVLRINSPGGTPAAAQEIVTEIKKAQEHKPVVVSMGDVAASAAYYISAPADHIIANPDTMTGSIGVIWVFENSSEYFDEEGMEFYVAKSGDFKDMGANWRGLTNDEKQYSEEVVLEAYGRFIDEIASGRGLSRSEVKDMADGRIYTGSRAVELGLVDETGNLYDAIDVAAKLGGIDCEPTVTYKNKPSLSRILFGSTEETDDGSRSLVRYIFESPFGWFQA